One Desulfobulbus oligotrophicus DNA segment encodes these proteins:
- a CDS encoding ribonuclease HII produces MFFLLRPVIPFGGLHSSPRHDAMYPCIPPPFLRTAAIPGDSFFFERWFRADEETLIAGVDEAGRGPLAGPVVAACVILPSNCAYHHFRDSKKLTPRQRERLFTLLHSNGSIVGAGLAGVREIESMNILQASLLAMQRAVTACIAAGHGRRPRYLLVDGRFPIPMSISQLPLIKGESKSASIAAASIVAKVTRDRLMAEAHQRYPQYGFAQHQGYPTGAHRQAIAKHGPCPLHRRTFRGVVEFV; encoded by the coding sequence TTGTTCTTTCTGCTCAGACCGGTTATCCCCTTTGGCGGTCTTCATAGTAGTCCGCGACATGATGCCATGTACCCATGCATCCCCCCTCCTTTTTTACGTACTGCAGCAATTCCTGGAGATTCATTTTTTTTTGAACGTTGGTTTCGTGCTGATGAAGAGACACTGATCGCCGGTGTTGACGAGGCCGGTCGCGGCCCACTGGCCGGCCCGGTTGTGGCGGCCTGTGTCATTTTACCATCGAACTGTGCCTACCATCACTTCCGGGATTCCAAGAAGTTGACACCCCGACAGAGAGAACGACTTTTCACCCTCCTGCACAGTAACGGTTCCATAGTCGGAGCAGGACTGGCCGGCGTCCGTGAGATAGAATCCATGAATATTCTGCAGGCATCACTGCTTGCCATGCAAAGGGCAGTGACTGCCTGTATCGCTGCCGGCCACGGCAGAAGACCCAGGTATCTTCTTGTTGACGGGCGCTTTCCAATACCAATGTCGATTTCACAACTCCCCCTGATTAAGGGTGAGTCAAAGAGCGCCTCTATTGCCGCCGCCTCCATTGTTGCTAAGGTGACAAGAGACAGGCTGATGGCAGAAGCTCATCAGAGATATCCGCAGTATGGTTTTGCTCAACACCAGGGATACCCGACCGGGGCGCATCGGCAGGCAATTGCAAAGCACGGCCCCTGCCCGTTGCATCGCCGTACGTTTCGTGGTGTGGTTGAATTCGTGTGA
- the rplS gene encoding 50S ribosomal protein L19: MAINVVEKIDLEQMRSDVPEFRPGDTVKVHIRIIEGNKERIQVFQGVVIKRKRGAMNATFTVRKISHGVGVEKTFATHSPRIEKIEVVTLGRVRRSRLYYLRERRGKAARIRERGVL, translated from the coding sequence ATGGCAATAAATGTGGTTGAGAAGATTGATCTTGAACAGATGCGCTCTGATGTTCCGGAATTTCGTCCGGGCGATACAGTTAAGGTACATATCCGGATCATTGAAGGTAACAAGGAGCGGATACAGGTCTTTCAGGGTGTGGTGATCAAAAGAAAACGCGGCGCCATGAATGCGACCTTTACAGTACGAAAAATTTCCCACGGGGTTGGGGTTGAAAAGACCTTTGCGACGCATTCCCCGCGGATTGAAAAGATTGAGGTGGTAACCCTTGGTCGAGTTCGCCGTTCTCGACTGTACTATCTGCGTGAACGTCGCGGCAAAGCAGCACGTATTCGTGAGCGCGGTGTCCTGTAA
- a CDS encoding RNA methyltransferase gives MKDCGAGLTPLPGVTEKSHIQLDIALIHYPVVNRNGEVIGSAVTNLDLHDIARAGKTYGIGTYWVVTPFPEQRELAEQIVGHWTKGFGGTVNPHRSEALSLITVCASYEEALSAATHRFQRKPLVLATCAREQENTVSYAEVRSRVFDHGSPVLLLFGTGSGLGQELLSSVDGVLPPLRGYTGFNHLSVRSAVSIILDRLLGEREDKWAKKNR, from the coding sequence GTGAAGGATTGCGGAGCCGGATTGACGCCATTACCAGGGGTAACAGAGAAAAGTCACATACAGCTTGACATAGCTCTGATACACTATCCGGTTGTAAATCGAAACGGTGAGGTCATAGGTTCGGCCGTGACCAACCTGGACCTTCATGATATTGCTCGGGCGGGAAAAACCTATGGTATCGGCACCTACTGGGTTGTCACACCATTTCCTGAACAACGAGAACTGGCCGAACAGATTGTGGGCCACTGGACCAAAGGGTTCGGTGGTACAGTCAATCCGCATCGCAGCGAGGCGCTGTCGCTCATAACAGTATGTGCGAGTTATGAGGAGGCTTTGAGTGCAGCCACTCATCGGTTTCAAAGAAAACCCTTAGTGCTTGCCACCTGCGCGCGCGAGCAGGAGAATACTGTGAGCTACGCCGAGGTAAGGAGTCGTGTTTTTGACCATGGCAGCCCTGTTCTGTTATTGTTTGGAACGGGTTCCGGACTCGGTCAGGAACTGCTTTCGTCTGTGGATGGCGTGTTACCGCCCCTGCGCGGGTATACAGGTTTTAACCATCTTTCAGTGCGTTCTGCGGTTTCAATCATCCTTGACAGACTGCTTGGTGAACGTGAGGATAAGTGGGCAAAGAAGAACAGATGA
- the trmD gene encoding tRNA (guanosine(37)-N1)-methyltransferase TrmD: MHFSILTIFPDFFVSPLQEGIVRKAVQEDKVKIAVHNIRDFAVDRHRVTDDRPFGGGEGMVMKPEPLAACLQAVNRTEQPDRVVLLSPKGVRFTQQQAERLTAYRHLLLVCGRYEGVDERFREKYVDEELSLGDYILTGGELAALVVLDAVCRLLPGVLGCEESATKDSFSRGLLKHGQYTRPRLFEGVSVPEVLLSGDHAAIERFRFLESVKLTMERRPELLMGMSFSPDEEKLLQREGLRSRIDAITRGNREKSHTA; the protein is encoded by the coding sequence ATGCATTTTTCGATTCTGACCATTTTCCCTGATTTTTTTGTCTCACCCCTGCAGGAAGGTATTGTTCGCAAGGCGGTCCAGGAAGACAAGGTGAAGATTGCCGTCCACAACATTCGGGATTTTGCCGTGGACAGGCATCGCGTCACTGATGACCGACCTTTTGGCGGTGGCGAGGGGATGGTCATGAAGCCGGAGCCTCTGGCAGCTTGTTTACAGGCCGTCAATCGCACAGAACAGCCGGACCGGGTTGTCCTTCTGTCACCCAAGGGAGTCCGGTTCACCCAGCAGCAGGCCGAGCGGTTGACTGCATACAGACACCTACTCCTTGTATGCGGCCGTTACGAGGGAGTTGATGAACGGTTTCGGGAAAAATATGTCGATGAAGAGCTCTCTCTAGGCGACTATATTCTGACCGGAGGCGAGTTGGCGGCACTTGTGGTGCTGGACGCAGTCTGTCGGTTACTTCCCGGTGTGCTTGGATGTGAAGAGTCTGCAACAAAAGACAGTTTCAGCCGAGGGCTGTTGAAGCATGGACAGTATACCCGGCCGCGGCTGTTTGAAGGTGTATCGGTCCCGGAAGTGTTGCTTTCCGGTGATCATGCTGCTATTGAACGGTTTCGTTTTCTTGAGTCAGTGAAGTTGACCATGGAACGAAGGCCGGAGCTGTTGATGGGGATGAGTTTTTCTCCTGATGAGGAAAAGTTGTTACAGCGTGAAGGATTGCGGAGCCGGATTGACGCCATTACCAGGGGTAACAGAGAAAAGTCACATACAGCTTGA
- the rimM gene encoding ribosome maturation factor RimM (Essential for efficient processing of 16S rRNA): MCHPDRRDGPLVLLGTIVKAHGVRGEIKLAPCTDHPERIGRYQQLYLTGKDDQDVRIWTNTRIRSSGHLVIVQLKECTDRNQAEQLVGSQVWVPASELPPAGPDEVYLYSLMGKQAVSITGQSLGIVCELLYSAQNILVLRDGDQEYLVPAVRTFITSVDETKVVFDLPPGLIEMNR; the protein is encoded by the coding sequence ATGTGTCACCCAGACCGGCGTGATGGCCCCCTTGTTCTGTTGGGGACGATAGTGAAGGCGCATGGTGTCAGAGGTGAGATTAAGCTTGCACCGTGTACCGATCATCCTGAGCGTATCGGACGCTATCAGCAGCTGTATTTAACGGGGAAGGACGATCAGGATGTCCGGATATGGACGAATACACGGATCCGAAGCAGTGGACATCTTGTTATTGTTCAGTTGAAGGAATGCACAGATCGCAATCAGGCTGAACAGTTAGTTGGGTCACAGGTCTGGGTACCGGCGTCTGAACTGCCGCCAGCCGGGCCTGATGAGGTTTACCTGTACAGTCTGATGGGAAAACAGGCTGTCAGCATTACGGGTCAATCACTGGGGATTGTTTGCGAACTCCTGTACAGTGCGCAGAACATTCTTGTTCTGCGTGATGGTGATCAGGAATATCTTGTTCCGGCTGTCCGTACATTCATCACCTCGGTGGACGAGACCAAGGTTGTGTTTGATCTTCCACCAGGGCTGATCGAAATGAACCGGTGA
- a CDS encoding KH domain-containing protein translates to MKELIEFIAQRLVDHPEHVKVNLLEEEDSVCIELQVDQEDLGKVIGKQGRTVRAMRTILAASQHCEGKRARLEIIE, encoded by the coding sequence ATGAAAGAACTGATAGAATTCATTGCGCAAAGACTGGTTGATCACCCGGAGCATGTCAAGGTGAACCTGTTGGAAGAAGAGGACAGTGTCTGTATTGAGCTGCAGGTTGATCAGGAGGATCTGGGGAAGGTGATCGGTAAGCAGGGGAGAACTGTCAGGGCAATGCGGACCATATTGGCTGCATCTCAGCACTGTGAAGGAAAGCGCGCCCGACTTGAAATAATCGAGTAA
- the rpsP gene encoding 30S ribosomal protein S16, translating to MAVRIRLARRGRKKQPFYRIVVADSEAPRDGKFLDIVGTYDPMQDPAVVTIDNEKLTNWIQKGAKPTETVESLIKKHGAAAAA from the coding sequence ATGGCAGTTCGTATTCGTTTGGCTCGAAGAGGAAGGAAAAAACAACCGTTTTATCGTATTGTAGTGGCAGACAGTGAGGCTCCCCGTGATGGTAAGTTCCTTGATATCGTGGGAACGTATGATCCGATGCAGGATCCGGCTGTGGTCACCATTGACAACGAAAAGCTGACCAACTGGATCCAGAAGGGGGCCAAGCCTACGGAAACTGTAGAGAGCCTGATCAAAAAACATGGCGCTGCCGCAGCTGCCTAA
- the ffh gene encoding signal recognition particle protein, whose product MFENLTDRLEGVFKKLRGHGRLTEENIQEAMGEVRKALLEADVNFGVVKEFIAAVADKAIGREVLTSLSPGQQVVKIVHDELVALLGSQAEPLKLDGRQPVTIMLAGLQGSGKTTTAAKLARLLKEKGRAPLLVPADVYRPAAIEQLQVLGGQVGVPVFASTAEQKPVEIARQAFTAASTGPYDTVIFDTAGRLHVDDELMVELREISQAVPLSEILFVADAMTGQDAVTVAEKFNADLEITGVILTKMEGDARGGAALSVKKVTGKPIKFVGVGESVDALEVFHPDRTASRILGMGDVLSLIEKAEAVVDQKSAEQLAKKIQKNAFTLEDFLDQIQQIKKMGSLEQIMGMIPGINKLKQIKDAPQPDQKELIKTEAIIRSMTLKERRNHRIINARRRVRIAEGSGTSVAEVNRVLKSYTMMLKMMKTMKGKGIMTGGKRRKLPKGLMR is encoded by the coding sequence ATGTTTGAGAATTTAACTGATCGTTTAGAGGGTGTATTTAAAAAATTGCGCGGCCATGGCCGGCTGACTGAAGAAAATATTCAGGAGGCCATGGGTGAGGTTCGCAAGGCACTGCTCGAAGCGGATGTTAACTTTGGCGTTGTCAAAGAATTTATTGCTGCGGTGGCTGATAAGGCCATCGGCCGGGAGGTGTTAACGAGCCTTTCTCCGGGGCAGCAGGTGGTTAAGATCGTCCATGATGAACTGGTCGCCCTGCTGGGCAGCCAGGCTGAGCCACTCAAGCTCGATGGACGACAGCCGGTTACCATTATGCTTGCCGGATTGCAGGGCTCCGGTAAAACGACCACAGCAGCCAAATTGGCTCGCCTGCTCAAAGAAAAGGGAAGGGCACCGCTGTTGGTACCGGCTGATGTGTATCGACCGGCTGCCATTGAACAGCTGCAGGTTCTTGGGGGGCAGGTCGGGGTACCTGTCTTTGCATCCACAGCTGAGCAGAAGCCGGTGGAGATCGCCCGTCAGGCTTTTACTGCGGCCAGTACCGGTCCTTATGATACCGTCATCTTTGACACCGCTGGTCGGCTCCATGTAGATGATGAGCTCATGGTTGAGCTGAGAGAGATCAGTCAAGCTGTCCCGCTCTCCGAAATTCTGTTTGTTGCGGATGCAATGACCGGCCAGGATGCCGTCACTGTTGCCGAGAAATTCAATGCTGATCTGGAGATCACCGGCGTTATTCTAACCAAGATGGAGGGCGATGCCCGTGGTGGGGCCGCCCTGTCGGTGAAGAAGGTGACCGGCAAACCTATAAAGTTTGTCGGTGTCGGCGAGTCTGTTGATGCTCTGGAAGTTTTTCATCCGGATCGGACTGCATCGCGCATCCTGGGGATGGGTGATGTCTTATCGCTGATTGAAAAGGCAGAGGCGGTCGTTGACCAGAAGAGTGCCGAGCAACTGGCAAAGAAGATCCAGAAAAATGCCTTTACTTTAGAAGATTTTCTCGATCAGATTCAACAGATTAAGAAGATGGGCAGCCTGGAACAGATCATGGGTATGATTCCAGGCATCAACAAGCTCAAGCAGATAAAAGATGCCCCTCAACCTGATCAGAAGGAACTGATCAAAACAGAGGCGATCATTCGCTCCATGACATTGAAGGAGCGGCGTAACCATAGAATTATTAATGCCAGGAGGCGAGTACGGATCGCTGAAGGCTCGGGGACATCGGTGGCTGAGGTTAACCGTGTTCTGAAAAGTTATACCATGATGCTGAAAATGATGAAAACCATGAAGGGCAAAGGCATCATGACTGGCGGCAAGCGTCGCAAGCTCCCAAAAGGGCTTATGCGTTAA
- the fabD gene encoding ACP S-malonyltransferase produces MKKTAIIFPGQGSQYVGMGQQFVEQKKDAAALMKLAEDISGFSIRTLCFTGPIEELTRVRNLQPAVTAINLICWQQLCALLPDFRPAFFAGHSLGEYSALYGAGILSQEDTLTLVAKRGELMEREGATHPGGMRAVVGLDIDEVEAVLAAYTGPGVVVVANHNSASQIVLSGDQEGLDAVAAQCTDRGAKVIALNVSVANHSPLVAGAIEDFTAVMDKIVFREPQVPVLFNVTGDSEKDPVAIKTIMARQIASRVRWLSIVERMVAEGVEVVVELGPRTVLTGMMRRILPKQTPIICLQADTPAGLVKVAEVLAR; encoded by the coding sequence ATGAAAAAAACAGCCATTATCTTTCCGGGACAAGGCTCCCAGTATGTGGGGATGGGGCAGCAGTTCGTTGAGCAAAAAAAGGACGCAGCTGCTCTGATGAAGCTGGCTGAAGACATCTCCGGCTTCTCCATTCGTACCCTTTGTTTTACAGGACCCATCGAAGAACTGACCCGTGTACGGAATTTACAGCCGGCGGTGACCGCCATCAATTTGATTTGCTGGCAACAGTTGTGTGCCCTGCTGCCGGATTTCAGACCGGCCTTTTTTGCCGGACACAGCCTTGGTGAGTATTCTGCTCTGTATGGCGCGGGAATACTCAGCCAGGAAGATACCCTGACCCTGGTTGCAAAACGCGGTGAACTGATGGAGCGAGAGGGGGCAACGCATCCCGGTGGCATGCGAGCCGTGGTCGGCCTTGACATTGATGAGGTCGAAGCTGTCTTGGCAGCGTATACCGGACCCGGTGTGGTGGTGGTGGCCAACCACAATTCTGCTTCGCAAATTGTACTTTCCGGTGATCAGGAGGGATTGGACGCTGTTGCTGCACAGTGCACTGACAGAGGGGCCAAGGTCATCGCCTTAAATGTGAGTGTGGCAAACCACAGTCCACTGGTTGCCGGGGCCATCGAGGATTTTACCGCCGTCATGGATAAGATAGTGTTCCGGGAACCGCAGGTGCCGGTGCTTTTTAATGTGACCGGCGACTCTGAAAAAGATCCGGTAGCGATAAAGACCATCATGGCCCGTCAGATCGCCTCCCGCGTTCGTTGGTTATCAATCGTGGAACGAATGGTGGCCGAAGGCGTGGAGGTGGTGGTTGAGCTTGGTCCCAGAACTGTTCTCACCGGTATGATGCGTAGAATTTTACCAAAGCAGACACCGATAATCTGCTTGCAGGCCGACACCCCGGCGGGTCTCGTCAAGGTGGCAGAGGTCCTGGCCAGGTAA
- the lspA gene encoding signal peptidase II, producing the protein MAVFFVIMLMVICADQASKIWIMQHFTLYESVPVIHGLFNLTYLTNNGAAFGVLAGQPALWRQVFFVGAVCVALVFIWIAQRSFGRRSQVYAVALALIAGGAVGNLIDRIRFGFVIDFLDVFIGQYHWPAFNVADSAITVGVTLFIFKNLLFDRHGPK; encoded by the coding sequence ATGGCTGTTTTTTTCGTCATCATGCTCATGGTGATTTGCGCTGACCAGGCAAGCAAGATCTGGATCATGCAGCATTTTACTCTCTACGAGAGTGTTCCGGTTATTCACGGCCTGTTTAACTTGACCTATCTCACCAACAACGGTGCTGCTTTCGGTGTGCTGGCCGGGCAGCCGGCCTTGTGGCGGCAGGTATTCTTTGTGGGGGCAGTCTGCGTGGCGCTTGTTTTCATTTGGATTGCCCAGCGCAGCTTTGGTCGTCGCAGTCAAGTGTATGCGGTTGCCCTCGCGTTGATTGCCGGTGGCGCTGTTGGTAACCTCATCGATCGGATCCGATTCGGCTTTGTGATTGATTTCCTCGATGTCTTTATCGGTCAATACCATTGGCCGGCTTTTAATGTTGCCGATTCGGCCATAACCGTCGGCGTCACTCTTTTTATTTTTAAAAATCTCCTGTTTGATCGGCACGGTCCGAAATAA
- the ileS gene encoding isoleucine--tRNA ligase, protein MDYRETLNLPKTRFKMKANLTQREPQVLKRWDKENLYGRVQEQAAGRPLFVLHDGPPYANGNIHLGTAFNKVLKDIVLRSKRMAGFNAPYIPGWDCHGLPIEHNVDLELGAKKQTIPTLAKRAACRSYAEKWINTQREQFKRLGVLGDWDNPYLTMNFQYEAIIAREFNKFLLSGAVVRSKKPVYWCATCGTALAEAEVDYADHTSPSVYVKFPVTDDLGGVIPELAGRKVSVLIWTTTPWTLPANQAIAFHPDFEYAAVSVGEETWILAKELVDSRMAEFGIKEYAIVATFSAECLEYKTCRHPFMHRDSLIVLADYVTADSGTGCVHTAPGHGSDDYLTGLRYGLEILSPVDDNGCFTAEAGRYKGQQVPQVNRQIIADMAAEGSLVKQVAIHHSYPHCWRCKEPVMYRATAQWFISMENLDLRAMALAAINKVTWTPSWGQQRIYSMVETRPDWCLSRQRSWGVPVTVLTCAACGEVLKNEAVCRRIDELFLKEGADAWFKHEAADFVPNDVLCPCGGSTFKKESDILDVWFDSGVSHAAVVEQRPELRAPADLYLEGSDQHRGWFQSSLLTSVGTRGHAPYLGVLTHGYVVDGQGKKMSKSVGNVVAPQEVIDQYGAEVLRLWVASENYQDDIKVSGEILKHVSDAYRKMRNTLRFLLSNLYDFDPARDSVDYADLQEIDRWALHRYAELHERITRAYERYEFHAVYHGLHNFCGTTISSLYMDVLKDRLYCSVPAGLERRAAQTVIYRLLDGLLRLMAPILCFTAAEAWEHLHQLEQEAPLDRSIFFVDFATVDDIEQDADFNARWNRLLAVRSAVTKVLEGARQSKSIGLSLDAEVVLRAGEEWSGFFADSLEQLRELCIVSSLRTAEDKDRELVFVEAEEVAGLEIAVVPAPGIKCERCWTISPSVGKDTEHPVLCSRCVAVVRQLAA, encoded by the coding sequence ATGGATTATAGGGAAACGTTGAACCTGCCGAAGACCAGGTTCAAGATGAAGGCAAATTTGACGCAACGTGAGCCACAGGTGCTGAAGCGTTGGGATAAAGAAAATCTCTATGGCCGGGTCCAGGAACAGGCGGCCGGTCGACCGCTGTTTGTGCTCCACGATGGACCACCGTATGCCAACGGTAATATTCATCTTGGCACAGCCTTTAATAAGGTTCTCAAAGATATCGTTTTACGTTCCAAACGCATGGCCGGCTTTAATGCCCCGTATATTCCCGGTTGGGATTGTCATGGTCTGCCCATCGAGCACAATGTGGACCTGGAGCTGGGTGCGAAAAAACAGACGATTCCCACCCTTGCTAAACGGGCAGCCTGCCGGAGTTACGCCGAAAAATGGATCAACACCCAACGTGAACAGTTTAAGCGTCTGGGGGTACTCGGTGATTGGGACAACCCCTATCTGACCATGAACTTTCAGTATGAGGCGATTATCGCCCGGGAGTTCAATAAATTTCTCCTCTCCGGTGCGGTCGTTCGTTCCAAAAAACCGGTCTATTGGTGTGCTACCTGCGGTACGGCTTTAGCTGAAGCCGAGGTTGACTACGCGGATCATACTTCGCCTTCGGTGTACGTCAAGTTTCCAGTGACTGATGATCTGGGCGGAGTGATTCCAGAGCTTGCGGGTCGTAAGGTTTCGGTGCTGATCTGGACCACCACCCCATGGACTTTGCCGGCCAACCAGGCCATCGCTTTTCACCCCGACTTTGAGTATGCCGCAGTGAGCGTCGGTGAGGAGACCTGGATATTGGCAAAAGAACTGGTGGACAGCCGCATGGCCGAATTCGGCATCAAAGAGTATGCAATCGTTGCCACTTTTTCAGCGGAATGTCTTGAGTATAAAACCTGCCGTCATCCTTTCATGCACCGGGATTCTCTCATTGTCCTGGCTGATTATGTGACAGCTGATTCCGGAACCGGATGCGTGCACACGGCCCCCGGCCATGGCAGTGACGACTATCTCACCGGTTTGCGTTACGGACTGGAGATCCTCTCGCCGGTGGACGATAACGGTTGCTTTACAGCCGAGGCCGGTCGCTACAAAGGTCAGCAGGTTCCACAGGTGAACCGTCAGATCATTGCCGATATGGCTGCAGAAGGATCGCTGGTTAAACAGGTGGCAATTCACCACAGTTATCCGCACTGTTGGCGCTGTAAAGAGCCGGTCATGTATCGGGCCACTGCCCAGTGGTTTATCTCCATGGAGAATCTCGATCTGCGGGCCATGGCGCTGGCTGCGATCAATAAGGTGACCTGGACGCCATCCTGGGGGCAACAGCGTATTTACAGCATGGTTGAGACCCGGCCCGACTGGTGCTTATCCAGACAGCGCTCATGGGGAGTGCCGGTCACGGTGCTCACGTGTGCCGCATGTGGAGAGGTACTGAAAAATGAAGCGGTCTGCAGGCGTATTGATGAGTTGTTCCTGAAAGAGGGGGCAGACGCCTGGTTCAAGCATGAGGCTGCTGACTTTGTTCCGAACGATGTGCTTTGTCCCTGCGGCGGCTCCACCTTTAAAAAGGAGAGCGATATTCTTGATGTCTGGTTCGACTCCGGGGTCAGCCATGCCGCTGTGGTTGAGCAACGACCGGAATTGCGTGCCCCTGCCGACCTTTACCTTGAAGGAAGTGATCAGCATCGCGGTTGGTTTCAGTCTTCATTGCTCACATCGGTGGGTACCCGTGGCCATGCCCCTTATTTGGGGGTGTTGACCCATGGGTATGTGGTTGACGGACAGGGAAAAAAGATGTCCAAATCTGTGGGTAATGTTGTTGCGCCACAGGAGGTGATTGATCAGTACGGTGCCGAAGTACTGCGTTTGTGGGTCGCCAGTGAGAACTATCAGGACGATATCAAGGTTTCCGGTGAGATCTTAAAACACGTTTCCGACGCCTATCGCAAGATGCGTAATACGCTCCGTTTTCTCCTGAGCAATCTTTACGACTTTGATCCGGCAAGGGATAGTGTTGATTATGCAGACTTACAGGAGATCGATCGATGGGCTCTTCACAGGTATGCTGAGCTGCATGAGCGAATCACCCGCGCCTACGAGCGCTATGAGTTTCATGCGGTGTATCACGGATTGCATAACTTTTGCGGCACCACCATCTCCAGTCTGTATATGGATGTGCTCAAGGATCGATTGTACTGTTCAGTTCCAGCCGGTCTTGAGCGCCGGGCAGCCCAGACTGTCATCTATCGGCTTCTGGACGGATTGCTGCGGCTGATGGCTCCGATTCTCTGCTTCACTGCAGCTGAGGCGTGGGAGCATCTGCACCAGTTGGAGCAGGAGGCGCCCCTGGATCGGTCCATCTTTTTTGTGGATTTTGCCACAGTGGACGATATAGAACAGGATGCTGACTTCAATGCGCGCTGGAATCGACTGCTTGCCGTCCGCAGTGCTGTAACCAAGGTTCTTGAGGGAGCCCGGCAAAGTAAAAGTATCGGGCTTTCCCTGGATGCGGAGGTGGTGTTGCGGGCAGGTGAGGAATGGTCTGGTTTTTTTGCTGATAGCCTTGAACAGTTACGCGAGTTATGTATTGTTTCCAGTCTGCGGACAGCCGAAGATAAGGACCGGGAATTGGTTTTTGTTGAGGCGGAAGAGGTGGCCGGTCTGGAGATTGCCGTTGTACCGGCCCCGGGTATCAAATGTGAGCGCTGCTGGACAATTTCTCCTTCGGTTGGTAAAGATACGGAGCATCCTGTGCTCTGTTCCCGCTGCGTTGCTGTTGTTCGGCAGTTGGCGGCCTGA
- a CDS encoding TSCPD domain-containing protein yields MTAAEKHPLCPVCKIRPSLPEQADELCSTCKTIAQAIQDQPETVQRLWTQHHSEQMFTLPMQHTIEGEAELPEVLDGKRYRAIDRDRNKWYLSISEVDGRPVEIFASTAFDRDHELQARIANLTTITRLISLILRHIFLGEAVTFDKCLKQIQRSSRQKNDLPDMLYGVLSRYRQRAEPAPINDNQQETV; encoded by the coding sequence GTGACCGCCGCCGAAAAACATCCCCTTTGCCCAGTCTGCAAGATCCGGCCATCCCTCCCGGAACAGGCTGACGAGCTCTGTTCGACCTGTAAAACGATTGCTCAGGCCATACAGGATCAACCCGAAACAGTGCAACGTCTGTGGACACAGCACCACAGCGAACAGATGTTTACACTGCCCATGCAACACACCATTGAAGGCGAAGCCGAACTCCCGGAGGTCCTTGACGGCAAACGTTACCGCGCCATTGATCGTGACCGGAACAAGTGGTACCTGTCCATTAGTGAAGTAGATGGCAGACCAGTGGAGATCTTTGCCTCAACCGCCTTTGATCGTGACCACGAATTACAGGCGCGAATTGCCAACCTCACCACGATCACCCGTCTGATCTCCCTCATCCTTAGGCATATTTTTCTTGGTGAAGCAGTGACTTTTGACAAATGCCTTAAACAGATTCAGCGCAGCTCCCGGCAGAAAAATGATCTGCCCGACATGCTGTACGGTGTGCTCAGTCGCTACAGGCAGAGAGCAGAGCCGGCACCGATCAACGACAATCAGCAGGAAACAGTATAA
- a CDS encoding thioesterase family protein: MELQIPPDVKGKQEETVTFETTAARYGSGLVEVYATPAMVALMEKTCLTSVLPYLPEGFGTVGVKVDISHSKATPVGMKVSCESTLVEVDRRRLVFEVFAYDEKGEIGRGRHERFVIDTKKFMEKL; this comes from the coding sequence ATGGAGTTACAGATACCCCCGGATGTGAAGGGCAAGCAGGAAGAAACAGTAACGTTTGAAACGACGGCTGCGCGTTATGGCAGCGGGCTGGTCGAGGTGTATGCAACTCCGGCCATGGTCGCTTTGATGGAAAAAACCTGCTTAACATCTGTACTGCCCTATCTGCCGGAGGGGTTTGGTACTGTTGGCGTCAAGGTGGATATCAGTCACAGTAAGGCGACTCCGGTGGGGATGAAAGTGAGCTGTGAATCGACTCTTGTTGAGGTTGATCGGCGCCGTTTGGTTTTTGAGGTGTTTGCCTACGATGAAAAAGGTGAAATCGGTCGAGGTCGCCACGAACGGTTTGTCATTGATACGAAGAAGTTTATGGAAAAACTGTAG